Genomic DNA from Verrucomicrobiota bacterium:
CAAAGAGTTCCTGGCCCATGGCTCGCAAGTGGCGAGTGCTGTAGCGAGGCATTGGGATGGGCTGAAGTCCAAACCTTTGTAGAGACCCAATATACAATTCAACGGGGCTCTTGATGCGGTTGCCCCGAAAGTCCAGGGCGTAAAACGCTCGGGAAGAAAAGAGTCTACGCCTCAGTGCGTCCAATCGAAAGTCTTCCTCTGCCCAAAGACCCCCGAGGACGGCGAGTCTACGCGGATCGAGTTCCTCGTGGGTGAGGTAGAATCGGATCGCTTCATTCGGTAAGAAGACCCGGGCTGCCGGTTTTTCGAAAATGAGGTCAATGATCTGATCACCATCCCAGTTGCCCGTCTGTTCGAAGACCGTTTTTCTCCCCCCGTCGAAGTGTTTCTTCACCTCGAGGTAGCGGTTTCCGTAGAGACGTCGGCCGGTAAAGGCGCGAGCGGCTTCCTTGATATCGGCTTCGGTATAATTCCCTTCCCCAAGGGTAAAGAGCTCAAATAGTTCTCTTGCAAAATTCTCGTTTGGCTTGGATTTCGAGTTTCGGTTGAGGTCAAGATAACGGACCATTGCGGGCTCACGGCTAAAGAGCTTGCAGAATTTTGGGTATGGGACATCGGATAGGGATGCGAGAGACTGCCAGTAGGAAGTGAGCCATTTAGGGTAGCGGACAGTTCGCTTTCCGACCACCCAGACGTCCGAAAGAAACAACTCCCACTTTGCACGGAACCCAGTCTCGGGCATGGCAGCTCGCAAAAGCCATTCGTGCTCAAGGAGGAGCACTGCTTCTTGGTCATGTTGGCGTTTCTCGCGGTACAGCCGGTTTCGTTCTTCCTTATCTTCTGCTGCCTTAGCGTCACTAGCAATCTTCTCGGAAGTCGCGATGGATTCGTCGATCCATTCAGGTATTACGAATTCTGATCGGGGAAAGAAACGTTCGCAGGTCTTGGCAGGTCCAAGGTCAAGGACCTCCTCTATCGCCTCCGGGTGGGAAGCGAACCCGGCTCTTTCCAGAAAATGCCTCGCTTCAGCCGTGCCCCAGTCGTCTCGATGGATAGGCTCCCAAAGGGCAAGAGCAGGAATCTCTTTGTAAGTGAATGGCATGGGGTGCTCGCAACAACCGTAAAGGTAGCGAAGATCCGGTATGGGTGCAACACTGCTTTAGCCTATCCCGACCTCGGTAATTCGTCTCAGAATTTTTTTTTCGTTGTTGGTTGCTAGTCTGTCGTCCAACATCGCATCCATGAGAATCGCCCCATATTCTTCAATCTTCATTCGTGCGTTTTTTGCCTTGTCTCTGCTTCTACCTTCGTTTGCTGAAGCGAGGATTGGTGAATCCAGAAGCCAGCTGGAGCGAAGACTGCTCAGGGAGAGCGGCAAGGGTCTTTTGGTAAAAGATGATGATCTAGAGGATTTTCATCGAGAGCGCTTTGACGCTTACGGCGCGGTTCTGGCATTGGAAGATGAGAATTGGGAGCACGTACTCTATTTTAAAATCAATGAGACTGTCATACCCTCGTCCGCCCGACTGTGGATTAAAAATGATGCCGGACGACGGAGCGAAAAACCAAATCCCAGACCGGACGGCTGGTTGCTGCATGTGATCTACTTGAATGGGGTCTCGGTTCTTGAAACTTACGTTCGCTCGAGTGCTTTAACCGAAATAGAAACGAATGGAATTCTAGAAATCAACTCCGGGGGTAGCCAGTGGATGAAAGGCGCACCACCTGAGGAGGATGGTGTGATCCAGCCGACGGTCTTTCCCGCAAACATTTACACGAAAGATTTCGGGGTATACGGGGAGATGAAAGGTAACGAGATTTTGCTCTACGACCCTCGGCTTGATGAAATGATCCATGCTGCGAGATTGGAGAAGGCTGAGGAGGAGGCTCCTATGAGCCTTCATGGATTTTAGTCTCGGTTATTTTTGTCGGACGAAACGGCGTCTACGTAAGCTACAACTGCCTCCTCATGGAGTTCGTTTCGGTCAAACTTGCCGGTAGCGGTTCTCGGTAACTCAGAACGGAAAAGAAATCTTACGGGGATCTTGTAGGAAGCTAGTTGTTCCGCGGCGAAGCGGGTAAGCTCCTCCGTGGTCGGAATATCTTCAGGATCCAAAGGCGCAATAAAGGCGACCGGGACTTCCCCGTCCCTCCTGTCTTTGACTCCGACCACCACAGAAGCGTGCACTTTGGGGTGCTCGTCAAGATGGTCTTCTACCTCGATCGGTGAGATATTTGAGCCCCTGCGGACGATGAGGAGTTTCTTACGGCACTTGAACCAGAAGAAACCATCTTCGTCCTTGTGCCCGAGGTCGCCAGTAAGCATCCACCCATCCCGAAAAAGCTCTTGAGTTCTTTCGGGGTCTTCCCAGTAGCCCGGTGTGACTGCTTTGGATTGCACGACAATCTCACCAGTTTCTCCTTGAGGAACGTCCTTCCCTTCGTCATCGACGATCCGGACCTTGAAACGGGGGGTGGGGATTCCGATAGAACCGCGGCGATTGGTTCCATCCATCGGGTTCATCGTGAAATAGGCGGCTACCTCGGAAATGCCACAACCCTCCGTGGGATCAAACCCGAAGATCTTCGCAAATCGCTCATGGAGGTCGTGAGGGACCGCGTCTCCTGAGGCGACAAACCGATTGACCGTAGGCAGATGGGTTCCGGTGTCCTCAAGATACTCAATGAAATCGAGAAAGTCACTCGCGAGAAGAGCAGAGACGGTGACCTTGTGCTTCTGAATCAGTGTGACCGCATCGGAAGGTTTCGGACGCATGGAAAGAACGATATGGGCTTTTCCGAAGATTCCTCCGAAGAGCTGGGTTTGCAGTCCTCCGGCATGACTGATCGGTTTGCTGACGAGGAGCACGTCTTTTTCCGAGTATCCATAGGCCTCTTTCGCGCTGTGTGCTCCCTCCCAAACGGTCTGGTGGGTGTGGACGACTCCTTTCGGCTCCCCGGTGGAACCAGAGGTCATAAGAATGAGTGCAAGAGCATCTTCCGAAACTCCCTCAGGATCGGCCGGTTCAGCGAGGAGCAACTCTTCAAACGAAAGGTCCGCATCCCATCCAATCCCCACTGTGTCCAGATCTGGAAATTCTGCCACAATCTCTTCAAGAACCTCTTGTCGATCACCGTCCCCGATCAACACCGATGGCCGCACTTTCTGAATCACGTGGCCTGCCTCGGCAGCCGTGAAACGGTAATTCAAGGGCACCGCAATGAGTCCGTGAAGGTAACACGCAAGAACAACAGCAACAGCTTCGATAGTGTTAGGCGCCAGAAAAGCTACCCGGTCTCCGATTGCCAAATCAAGTCCACCAGCAAGCCGATCTGCCTTTTCGATGAGCTCTCCTCCAGTAATGCTATGCTCGCCGTCACGCAGAACGACTCTTGCAGGCTGATCGAGAAGACAGGACCGGATACCCGCCTGAAGTCGGGTTTGGTGAGGAGAGGAATGAGCGAGCATACTTACAGACTGTGAGTTCTCTAGACCGCCGCAAAAGAAAAAGATGGGGCACTGTTATCAGTGCCCTGACCTCTCGCCTGACGCGAGCTTGTCGAGGGAGGACCAGGGACCGCGTGGGCAAGAGGCCACACAGAACCTATTATCCAACGAGTTGAAATGCTTGCTCGTTAAGCCTCTCTAATCCATCTGGAAAAACCTGAGATGGTGATTTCGATTCAACGACTACAAGAAATCCCTTGGGCCTCTGGCTGCCGCGATCGACAGGCAACTCAAATTTCCCGGGGTGAAGGATAACATTCATCCAGAGATCATGGATTTGGTGAAATTGACGTTGGCGAGGCACGGATTTTGCTACGCCAACGCTGGCTTGGGTTTTTACACCCTGGTAACGTTCGCTTTACGTTTTTATAAAATGGTCCGGGAGAATACCAGTTTAGGGGCAGCCGCATGTCAGGCGGCTTTTTCTATGAAAAGATGGGGACTTACTCAATCCTCTGGAACAATGAGAAACTCAATAAACCCCCTCCTATGCCAAAGAAACTGAAATTAGCATTTTGCATGGGAGGTGGAGGTTCTCTTGGAGCGAAATCTTGGTCGGACTCTACTGCGATCTAAGGTCGAAAAATGACTAAGAAGGAGGGGAAATGAAGTTGCTCGAGAAACTGCTTGAGAAAATCGAAACGGAGACACGGCCGGAGTGGACGCTTCCCCTAGATCATTCAAAACAACCGACAAAGGCGGAGCTTGTTGACAAGGACTGGACGTCTGGTCCTGAGCTGCCAGAAGGGTGGGACCTGAAGCTCACTGGAGAGGCCTACGCGGAATGGGGAGTTTACAACGACGAGGAAGACCTCCTTCAGGAAGATTTCGCAATGATCGGGAATCAGGTGGTTCTGGATGAGACCGACACTTGGCTAAGGCTGGGAATTGGTCTGAAGGGTGGCGGAAGTCTCAAGGTGAGCTACGGCGTCTTGGAGGGTGGAGTAGAGGCGGCTGCAGAAGGGTCGGTTTCGTGGCTTCTTCCTGGCGATCCTGATGATTCGCCGCTGGATGTTGTCAGGGAACGCA
This window encodes:
- a CDS encoding DUF1800 family protein — protein: MPFTYKEIPALALWEPIHRDDWGTAEARHFLERAGFASHPEAIEEVLDLGPAKTCERFFPRSEFVIPEWIDESIATSEKIASDAKAAEDKEERNRLYREKRQHDQEAVLLLEHEWLLRAAMPETGFRAKWELFLSDVWVVGKRTVRYPKWLTSYWQSLASLSDVPYPKFCKLFSREPAMVRYLDLNRNSKSKPNENFARELFELFTLGEGNYTEADIKEAARAFTGRRLYGNRYLEVKKHFDGGRKTVFEQTGNWDGDQIIDLIFEKPAARVFLPNEAIRFYLTHEELDPRRLAVLGGLWAEEDFRLDALRRRLFSSRAFYALDFRGNRIKSPVELYIGSLQRFGLQPIPMPRYSTRHLRAMGQELFEPPNVRGWIGGEAWINAGKLAARRQAIAELFQDFSEKSLNADDQYRIDRERGRQDHLSFRVDIDRLVERIGPTNNDFIQFVNDQILINPPGPTFFRRVRDHLGNKAHPAEVREVLVTILQSPHYQLS
- a CDS encoding class I adenylate-forming enzyme family protein, whose product is MLAHSSPHQTRLQAGIRSCLLDQPARVVLRDGEHSITGGELIEKADRLAGGLDLAIGDRVAFLAPNTIEAVAVVLACYLHGLIAVPLNYRFTAAEAGHVIQKVRPSVLIGDGDRQEVLEEIVAEFPDLDTVGIGWDADLSFEELLLAEPADPEGVSEDALALILMTSGSTGEPKGVVHTHQTVWEGAHSAKEAYGYSEKDVLLVSKPISHAGGLQTQLFGGIFGKAHIVLSMRPKPSDAVTLIQKHKVTVSALLASDFLDFIEYLEDTGTHLPTVNRFVASGDAVPHDLHERFAKIFGFDPTEGCGISEVAAYFTMNPMDGTNRRGSIGIPTPRFKVRIVDDEGKDVPQGETGEIVVQSKAVTPGYWEDPERTQELFRDGWMLTGDLGHKDEDGFFWFKCRKKLLIVRRGSNISPIEVEDHLDEHPKVHASVVVGVKDRRDGEVPVAFIAPLDPEDIPTTEELTRFAAEQLASYKIPVRFLFRSELPRTATGKFDRNELHEEAVVAYVDAVSSDKNNRD